One part of the Bacillus rossius redtenbacheri isolate Brsri chromosome 18, Brsri_v3, whole genome shotgun sequence genome encodes these proteins:
- the LOC134541441 gene encoding lysosomal acid glucosylceramidase-like isoform X2, with translation MSKLPTLFISCLLIWAASGKSPCAPRSFGQDSVVCVCNATYCDHHEPVKADELAGELALHYVSSLAGKRLESMKMKFSNASASASAAVTFTVDRSTKYQEIKGFGGAATDSASINIESLSHDAKERLLQQYFGKHGIDYSFLRVPVGGCDFSPRRYTYDDDHAGDTALTHFKLAEEDLTYKIPVIKRAVHLRQEATQGTTEDPTLKLFSAPWSAPDWMKHIDNKTDASYLLPKYWGVWAQYYLKFFELYKKHGVDFWGYTPHNEPTHGLTDGGFNSMGWQAADLREWTAGHLVPALKAGGFGNLSLMVLDDQRTFAVDWGKVFLGNATMNKLASGMAVHWYADTDANAKNLDAVHQAYSDKFILYTEACIFHRGSSMVLLGSWERAERYAKSILQVINHWSSGWVEWNLALSMTGGPSWYGNSADSPIIVNATAGEFYKQPMFYAIGHFSAFVPPGSRRVSLAASADKDVQSAAFLRPDGAVVVVFLNTNSAVVEVAVKDSSKGSLTANLPARSISTLLYK, from the exons ATGTCCAAACTACCTACGCTTTTTATCAGTTGCCTCCTTATCT GGGCGGCGAGCGGGAAGTCGCCCTGcgcgccgcgctcgttcggccagGACAGCGTGGTGTGCGTGTGCAACGCCACCTACTGCGACCACCACGAGCCCGTCAAGGCAGACGAGCTGGCGGGGGAGCTGGCGCTCCACTACGTGTCCAGCTTGGCCGGCAAGAGGCTCGAATCCATGAAGATGAAGTTCTCCAATGCGTCCGCGAGTG CCTCCGCGGCGGTGACCTTCACGGTGGACAGGAGCACCAAGTACCAGGAGATCAAGGGCTTCGGTGGTGCCGCCACTGACTCAGCGTCCATTAACATCGAGTCGCTGAGTCACGACGCCAAAGAACGGCTGCTGCA GCAGTACTTCGGCAAGCACGGCATCGACTACTCGTTCCTGCGGGTGCCCGTCGGGGGGTGCGACTTCTCCCCCCGCCGCTACACCTACGACGACGACCACGCGGGGGACACGGCCCTCACGCACTTCAAGCTGGCCGAGGAGGACCTGACCTACAAG ATCCCGGTCATCAAGCGAGCAGTCCACCTCAGGCAGGAGGCGACCCAGGGCACCACGGAGGACCCAACCCTCAAGCTGTTCTCGGCCCCTTGGTCGGCCCCCGACTGGATGAAGCACATCGACAACAAGACGGACGCCAGCTACCTGCTGCCCAAGTACTGGGGCGTCTGGGCCCAGTACTACCTCAA GTTCTTCGAGCTGTACAAGAAGCACGGCGTGGACTTCTGGGGCTACACGCCGCACAACGAGCCCACGCACGGCCTCACGGACGGCGGCTTCAACAGCATGGGCTGGCAGGCGGCCGACCTGCGCGAGTGGACCGCGGGCCACCTGGTGCCCGCGCTCAAGGCCGGCGGCTTCGGCAACCTGTCGCTCATGGTGCTGGACGACCAGCGCACCTTCGCCGTCGACTGGGGCAAAGTG TTCCTGGGGAACGCCACGATGAACAAGCTGGCCTCGGGAATGGCCGTGCACTGGTACGCCGACACGGACGCAAACGCCAAGAACCTGGACGCCGTCCACCAGGCCTACTCCGACAAGTTCATCCTCTACACCGAAGCGTGCATCTTCC ATAGAGGATCCAGTATGGTTCTTCTTGGATCGTGGGAACGGGCAGAGAGATACGCCAAAAGCATTTTGCAG GTGATAAACCACTGGTCCAGCGGCTGGGTGGAGTGGAACCTGGCTCTCAGCATGACGGGCGGGCCCAGCTGGTACGGCAACTCGGCGGACTCCCCCATCATCGTCAACGCCACCGCGGGAGAGTTCTACAAGCAGCCCATGTTCTACGCCATCGGCCACTTCTCGGCCTTCGTGCCGCCAGGCTCGCGCCGCGTGTCCCTCGCGGCCAGCGCTGACAAGGACGTGCAGAGCGCGGCCTTCCTCAGGCCCGATGGCGCCGTCGTCGTCGTCTTCCTCAACAC GAACTCCGCGGTCGTCGAGGTAGCCGTCAAGGACTCCAGCAAAGGCAGCCTGACAGCGAACCTACCGGCCCGCAGTATCAGCACCTTGCTGTACAAGTAA
- the LOC134541441 gene encoding lysosomal acid glucosylceramidase-like isoform X1, which translates to MSKLPTLFISCLLIWAASGKSPCAPRSFGQDSVVCVCNATYCDHHEPVKADELAGELALHYVSSLAGKRLESMKMKFSNASASASAAVTFTVDRSTKYQEIKGFGGAATDSASINIESLSHDAKERLLQQYFGKHGIDYSFLRVPVGGCDFSPRRYTYDDDHAGDTALTHFKLAEEDLTYKIPVIKRAVHLRQEATQGTTEDPTLKLFSAPWSAPDWMKHIDNKTDASYLLPKYWGVWAQYYLKFFELYKKHGVDFWGYTPHNEPTHGLTDGGFNSMGWQAADLREWTAGHLVPALKAGGFGNLSLMVLDDQRTFAVDWGKVFLGNATMNKLASGMAVHWYADTDANAKNLDAVHQAYSDKFILYTEACIFHRGSSMVLLGSWERAERYAKSILQVINHWSSGWVEWNLALSMTGGPSWYGNSADSPIIVNATAGEFYKQPMFYAIGHFSAFVPPGSRRVSLAASADKDVQSAAFLRPDGAVVVVFLNTYVSAPSSSPDDPDRFQLSEREGHGIKHLLNFNAWVHPKTRKLTSKLASGL; encoded by the exons ATGTCCAAACTACCTACGCTTTTTATCAGTTGCCTCCTTATCT GGGCGGCGAGCGGGAAGTCGCCCTGcgcgccgcgctcgttcggccagGACAGCGTGGTGTGCGTGTGCAACGCCACCTACTGCGACCACCACGAGCCCGTCAAGGCAGACGAGCTGGCGGGGGAGCTGGCGCTCCACTACGTGTCCAGCTTGGCCGGCAAGAGGCTCGAATCCATGAAGATGAAGTTCTCCAATGCGTCCGCGAGTG CCTCCGCGGCGGTGACCTTCACGGTGGACAGGAGCACCAAGTACCAGGAGATCAAGGGCTTCGGTGGTGCCGCCACTGACTCAGCGTCCATTAACATCGAGTCGCTGAGTCACGACGCCAAAGAACGGCTGCTGCA GCAGTACTTCGGCAAGCACGGCATCGACTACTCGTTCCTGCGGGTGCCCGTCGGGGGGTGCGACTTCTCCCCCCGCCGCTACACCTACGACGACGACCACGCGGGGGACACGGCCCTCACGCACTTCAAGCTGGCCGAGGAGGACCTGACCTACAAG ATCCCGGTCATCAAGCGAGCAGTCCACCTCAGGCAGGAGGCGACCCAGGGCACCACGGAGGACCCAACCCTCAAGCTGTTCTCGGCCCCTTGGTCGGCCCCCGACTGGATGAAGCACATCGACAACAAGACGGACGCCAGCTACCTGCTGCCCAAGTACTGGGGCGTCTGGGCCCAGTACTACCTCAA GTTCTTCGAGCTGTACAAGAAGCACGGCGTGGACTTCTGGGGCTACACGCCGCACAACGAGCCCACGCACGGCCTCACGGACGGCGGCTTCAACAGCATGGGCTGGCAGGCGGCCGACCTGCGCGAGTGGACCGCGGGCCACCTGGTGCCCGCGCTCAAGGCCGGCGGCTTCGGCAACCTGTCGCTCATGGTGCTGGACGACCAGCGCACCTTCGCCGTCGACTGGGGCAAAGTG TTCCTGGGGAACGCCACGATGAACAAGCTGGCCTCGGGAATGGCCGTGCACTGGTACGCCGACACGGACGCAAACGCCAAGAACCTGGACGCCGTCCACCAGGCCTACTCCGACAAGTTCATCCTCTACACCGAAGCGTGCATCTTCC ATAGAGGATCCAGTATGGTTCTTCTTGGATCGTGGGAACGGGCAGAGAGATACGCCAAAAGCATTTTGCAG GTGATAAACCACTGGTCCAGCGGCTGGGTGGAGTGGAACCTGGCTCTCAGCATGACGGGCGGGCCCAGCTGGTACGGCAACTCGGCGGACTCCCCCATCATCGTCAACGCCACCGCGGGAGAGTTCTACAAGCAGCCCATGTTCTACGCCATCGGCCACTTCTCGGCCTTCGTGCCGCCAGGCTCGCGCCGCGTGTCCCTCGCGGCCAGCGCTGACAAGGACGTGCAGAGCGCGGCCTTCCTCAGGCCCGATGGCGCCGTCGTCGTCGTCTTCCTCAACACGTACGTCTCCGCGCCCTCATCTTCCCCCGACGATCCGGATCGGTTCCAATTATCTGAGCGGGAGGGGCACGGGATAAAACACCTGCTGAATTTTAACGCTTGGGTTCACCCTAAAACACGAAAATTAACAAGTaaattggcttctgggttgtag
- the LOC134541444 gene encoding lysosomal acid glucosylceramidase-like, which translates to MIWKIFAAFLLSAFLGTASAKPCMARNYGASSIVCVCNKTYCDSLDAVRDSQVSGGKFLHFVSSKAGERLQPHAGAFSAARSGAAASAVFTVVPSATYQEMLGFGGALTDSTAHNIYTLSEQARETLIQTYFGKGGAQYLFLRVNMGACDFSLKYYTYDDVVGDITLSKFSLIDIDTKYKIPFLKQASKVRGQNLKLFTAPWSAPLWMKSSGSWFNGTLLEKYYEIWANYFTKYLNAYKKEGVEFWGLAPQNEPNVVHNNYPVMGWLIGQLNEFVGKHLGPALQKTGHGGLKMMALDDNRNHLPVWADRILNDATAGKYYSGVAVHWYNDRKTDPGLLTTTHKNHPTKFLFYTEACNLVKVVRRDYGDWEIGERYGTSMMQAFNNWVGGWTDWNLVTNLDGGPATFSGVTADHGYNAAIIVNATGDEFYKQPPYYFQAHFSMFVPPGSRRVGLTHSSDGGLANVAFLTPQREYVVVLINNNATVVQTQIKHTGKGSIHISVPARSINTIVYK; encoded by the exons GCACCGCGAGCGCTAAGCCGTGCATGGCGAGGAACTACGGGGCCAGCAGTATCGTGTGCGTGTGCAACAAGACGTACTGCGACAGCCTGGACGCCGTGCGGGACTCGCAGGTCTCCGGGGGCAAGTTCCTGCACTTCGTGTCCTCCAAGGCCGGGGAGCGTCTGCAGCCCCACGCCGGGGCCTTCTCCGCAG CCAGGAGCGGGGCGGCAGCCTCGGCTGTGTTCACGGTCGTGCCCTCCGCGACGTACCAGGAGATGCTGGGCTTCGGCGGGGCGCTCACAGACTCCACGGCCCACAACATCTACACCCTCAGCGAGCAGGCCAGGGAGACCCTGATACA GACCTATTTTGGGAAAGGCGGTGCCCAGTACCTGTTCCTGAGGGTCAACATGGGGGCCTGCGACTTCTCACTTAAGTACTACACCTACGATGACGTGGTTGGAGATATAACGCTGTCCAAATTCAGCCTCATAGACATCGACACGAAATACAAG ATCCCGTTCCTGAAGCAGGCGTCCAAAGTGCGAGGGCAGAATCTGAAACTATTCACTGCTCCTTGGTCAGCTCCTCTATGGATGAAGAGTTCCGGGTCGTGGTTCAACGGCACCCTGCTGGAGAAGTACTACGAAATATGGGCCAACTACTTCACCAA GTACCTGAATGCCTACAAGAAGGAAGGGGTGGAGTTCTGGGGGCTGGCGCCGCAGAACGAGCCCAACGTGGTCCACAACAACTACCCCGTCATGGGCTGGCTCATCGGGCAGCTCAACGAGTTCGTGGGGAAGCACCTGGGCCCGGCGCTGCAGAAGACGGGCCACGGCGGGCTCAAGATGATGGCCTTGGACGACAACAGGAACCACCTTCCCGTGTGGGCGGACAGG ATACTCAACGACGCGACGGCGGGCAAGTACTACAGCGGCGTGGCAGTGCACTGGTACAACGACCGCAAGACAGACCCGGGGCTTCTGACGACCACCCACAAGAACCACCCCACCAAGTTCCTCTTCTACACGGAGGCCTGCAACC TGGTGAAAGTTGTTCGCAGAGATTATGGAGACTGGGAGATCGGTGAGAGATACGGAACGAGTATGATGCAG GCCTTCAACAACTGGGTCGGCGGCTGGACGGACTGGAACCTGGTGACGAACCTGGACGGCGGTCCCGCCACCTTCAGCGGGGTGACCGCGGACCACGGCTACAACGCGGCCATCATCGTGAACGCCACCGGGGACGAGTTCTACAAGCAGCCGCCGTACTACTTCCAGGCCCACTTCTCCATGTTCGTGCCCCCGGGCTCCAGGAGGGTCGGCCTCACGCACTCCAGCGACGGCGGCCTCGCCAACGTGGCCTTCCTCACGCCGCAGCGGGAGTACGTGGTCGTGCTCATCAACAA CAACGCCACCGTGGTACAGACACAGATTAAACATACAGGGAAAGGCAGTATCCACATCTCAGTACCTGCTCGAAGCATCAACACTATCGTCTACAAGTAG